A window from Enterocloster bolteae encodes these proteins:
- a CDS encoding DNA-methyltransferase, with protein sequence MEELMRGKIQAYYGTDTKKLYLGDCLELLRKMKPESVDMIFADPPYFLSNNGITCQGGRMVSVNKASWDEGGDFKENHAFNRRWIRMCRRVLKPGGTIWISGTLHNIYSIGMALQQERYKIINNITWKKTNPPPNLACRCFTHSTETILWARKDEKKARHLFNYEQMKQMNGGKQMKDVWEGNLTRPSEKWAGRHPTQKPEYLLERIILASTKKGDVVLDPFCGSGTTGVVSGKYGRQFIGIDNNEEYLDIAKRRLDQIQEALEW encoded by the coding sequence ATGGAAGAGCTGATGCGGGGAAAAATCCAGGCATATTATGGGACTGATACAAAAAAGCTTTATCTGGGAGACTGTCTTGAGCTGCTGCGGAAAATGAAGCCGGAAAGTGTTGATATGATATTTGCAGATCCGCCATATTTTCTGAGCAATAACGGCATAACCTGCCAAGGGGGAAGAATGGTATCAGTCAATAAGGCGTCCTGGGATGAGGGCGGGGATTTTAAGGAAAACCATGCTTTCAACCGCAGGTGGATCCGCATGTGCAGAAGGGTGCTGAAGCCCGGCGGAACCATATGGATATCCGGTACCCTGCACAATATTTATTCAATCGGAATGGCGCTTCAGCAGGAGCGGTATAAGATAATCAATAATATTACCTGGAAGAAAACAAACCCGCCGCCCAATTTGGCCTGCCGCTGCTTCACTCATTCCACAGAGACGATTTTGTGGGCCAGGAAGGATGAAAAGAAGGCCAGGCACTTGTTTAACTATGAGCAGATGAAGCAAATGAACGGCGGGAAACAGATGAAGGATGTGTGGGAGGGAAACCTCACCAGGCCGTCGGAAAAGTGGGCCGGCAGGCATCCCACGCAAAAACCGGAGTATTTACTGGAACGGATTATTTTGGCGTCCACAAAAAAGGGGGACGTGGTACTGGATCCGTTTTGCGGTTCCGGGACAACCGGGGTGGTGTCCGGAAAGTACGGAAGGCAGTTTATCGGAATTGACAATAACGAAGAATATCTGGATATAGCGAAGAGACGTTTGGATCAGATACAGGAGGCACTGGAGTGGTAA
- a CDS encoding MATE family efflux transporter: MQNNYAEQTSCLKEFARYTSLNVLGMIGLSCYILADTFFVAKGLGTSGLAALNLAIPVYSFIHGSGLMFGIGGATKFSISRKSGLSDLIFTNTLFFAGITALLFFLAGLFLSPQITALLGADSQVAAMTQTYLKMILLFAPAFILNDILVCFVRNDGNPRLSMLAMLGGSMANILLDYVFIFPLGMGIFGAVLATGLAPLISIAIMSGHWMGKNKGFHLAKTEIQGQTALLILSLGFPSLITEVSSGIVIIVFNVIILGLKGNVGVAAYGVIANLSLVVISIFTGIAQGMQPLISSAYGRGDSARIRGILRYGLATAVFISLTLYAGICWGAAPITAVFNSENNLKLQEIAEYGLRLYFTGIPAAGLNIILSIFFTSTEQAVPAHIISLLRGMVLIIPIAFFLSGLWGMTGVWLAFPATELVCALTGAAICKRFYSQSFSASR, translated from the coding sequence ATGCAGAACAACTATGCAGAACAAACATCGTGCTTAAAAGAATTTGCCAGATACACCTCGTTAAACGTACTGGGAATGATTGGTCTTTCCTGCTATATACTGGCAGACACCTTCTTTGTCGCCAAAGGTCTGGGAACCAGCGGTCTTGCAGCCCTGAACCTGGCCATTCCCGTCTACAGCTTTATCCACGGAAGCGGACTCATGTTCGGAATCGGCGGCGCCACCAAATTCTCCATCAGCCGCAAATCAGGGCTTTCGGATCTGATTTTTACAAACACCCTGTTTTTCGCCGGAATTACGGCCCTTTTGTTCTTCCTGGCCGGACTGTTCCTGTCCCCGCAGATTACAGCGCTTTTGGGCGCTGACAGCCAGGTGGCCGCAATGACCCAGACCTACCTGAAAATGATACTGCTCTTTGCCCCGGCCTTTATTCTCAATGATATCCTGGTCTGTTTCGTGAGGAATGACGGAAATCCCAGGCTTTCCATGCTTGCCATGCTGGGAGGAAGCATGGCCAATATCCTGTTGGACTATGTCTTTATTTTTCCTCTGGGCATGGGCATATTCGGCGCCGTACTGGCTACCGGGCTGGCGCCCCTTATCAGCATAGCCATCATGTCCGGCCACTGGATGGGTAAGAACAAGGGATTCCATCTCGCCAAAACAGAAATCCAGGGACAGACCGCCCTCCTTATCCTGTCCCTGGGATTCCCCTCCCTGATCACAGAAGTATCCTCCGGCATTGTCATCATTGTGTTCAATGTGATTATCCTTGGACTAAAGGGAAATGTGGGCGTGGCTGCCTACGGCGTCATAGCCAACCTGTCCCTGGTGGTCATATCCATTTTCACCGGCATCGCCCAGGGAATGCAGCCGTTAATCAGCAGCGCTTACGGCCGGGGTGATTCCGCCAGAATCAGGGGGATACTGCGGTACGGGCTCGCCACCGCGGTTTTCATCTCCCTGACACTGTATGCCGGAATTTGTTGGGGAGCAGCTCCCATAACAGCCGTATTCAACAGCGAGAACAACCTTAAGCTGCAGGAAATAGCGGAGTATGGGCTAAGGCTGTATTTTACAGGCATACCGGCTGCGGGGCTCAATATCATCCTGTCCATCTTTTTCACCTCCACGGAGCAGGCTGTGCCGGCCCACATCATTTCCCTGTTAAGGGGCATGGTGCTCATCATTCCCATAGCGTTTTTCCTGTCCGGCCTTTGGGGAATGACCGGTGTCTGGCTGGCCTTTCCTGCGACGGAGCTAGTTTGTGCACTGACAGGCGCTGCCATCTGTAAGCGCTTCTACTCCCAATCCTTCTCTGCTTCCAGGTAA
- a CDS encoding polyamine aminopropyltransferase, which produces MKEGTFSYRRLMFTTFIISGCSIIYELLISSVSSYLLGDSIAQFSITIGLYMCAMGMGSYLSKYVRTELFDWFVFVEIGVGILGGTSSLLLFLANIYVQSYQLVMYLEIILIGMLVGLEIPLLTRIIEENAGNLRITLSSIFSFDYIGGLAGSIAFPLLLLPQLGYFSTAFLVGSLNLGISLFILVSYRGYIRMFSMWRLVSGLACAFMVLGMLFSENVASGIEQGLYRDKVILREQTPYQKLVVTKHKDDIRLFINGNIQFSSKDEYRYHEALVHIPMSAAKSRRNVLVLGGGDGLAVREILKYPEVEKIVLVDLDARVVDLCRTNQDIAALNQGSLDSPKLEIRSEDAYGYLENNYRNEGGEGYDGEFDVIITDLPDPNSESLNKLYTDLFYRLCSNNLTEHGVMSVQSTSPYYAADAYWCINKTVGQEFPYVYPYHVQVPSFGDWGFQLASKDKVSVDGLELQAEGKFLNQSGLRGLFLFAEDEKPRRDRLTANTLSEPRLLHYYLEAEKDWE; this is translated from the coding sequence ATGAAGGAAGGGACATTTTCTTACCGCCGGCTGATGTTCACCACCTTCATCATATCCGGCTGCTCCATCATATACGAACTTTTAATCAGCTCCGTCAGCTCCTATCTGCTGGGGGATAGCATAGCCCAGTTTTCCATCACCATCGGCCTTTATATGTGCGCCATGGGAATGGGGTCCTACCTTTCCAAATATGTGAGGACAGAGCTGTTTGACTGGTTTGTCTTTGTGGAAATCGGCGTGGGTATACTGGGAGGGACCAGCTCCCTGCTTTTGTTTTTGGCAAACATCTATGTGCAGTCCTACCAGCTTGTGATGTACCTGGAAATCATACTGATTGGAATGCTGGTAGGCCTGGAGATCCCCCTTCTCACAAGAATCATTGAGGAAAATGCGGGCAATCTGCGCATTACCCTTTCCAGTATTTTCAGCTTTGATTATATCGGAGGGCTGGCGGGCTCCATTGCGTTTCCGCTGCTCCTGCTGCCTCAGCTGGGATATTTTTCCACTGCCTTTCTGGTGGGCAGTCTGAACCTGGGCATATCCCTGTTTATTCTTGTATCCTACCGCGGATATATCAGAATGTTTTCCATGTGGAGACTGGTGAGCGGACTGGCGTGTGCATTCATGGTGCTGGGAATGCTGTTTTCGGAAAATGTGGCATCAGGAATTGAACAGGGGCTTTACAGGGACAAGGTAATCCTGCGGGAACAGACACCGTACCAGAAGCTGGTGGTCACCAAACATAAGGACGATATCCGCCTGTTTATCAATGGAAATATCCAGTTTTCCTCCAAGGACGAGTACAGATACCATGAGGCCCTGGTGCATATACCCATGTCAGCGGCTAAAAGCCGCAGGAATGTCCTGGTGCTGGGAGGAGGGGACGGCCTGGCTGTAAGGGAGATATTAAAATATCCGGAGGTGGAGAAGATCGTGCTGGTGGACCTGGATGCCAGGGTGGTGGACTTGTGCAGAACCAATCAGGACATAGCTGCCCTGAACCAGGGCTCTCTTGACAGTCCCAAGCTGGAAATCCGCAGTGAGGACGCCTACGGGTACCTGGAAAACAATTACCGCAATGAGGGCGGGGAGGGATATGATGGGGAATTCGATGTAATCATCACAGACCTCCCTGATCCCAACAGCGAATCGCTGAACAAGCTGTACACGGACCTGTTCTACCGGCTGTGCAGCAATAATCTCACGGAACATGGGGTTATGTCGGTCCAGTCCACCAGTCCTTACTATGCAGCAGATGCCTATTGGTGCATCAATAAAACTGTGGGACAGGAATTTCCATATGTATATCCCTACCATGTACAGGTGCCCTCTTTCGGCGACTGGGGATTCCAGCTGGCTTCCAAGGATAAGGTGTCTGTGGACGGCCTGGAGCTTCAGGCAGAGGGAAAATTCTTAAATCAGTCCGGCCTTAGGGGACTGTTTTTATTTGCGGAGGATGAGAAGCCCCGCAGGGACAGGCTGACGGCCAACACACTGTCGGAGCCCAGGCTGCTGCATTATTACCTGGAAGCAGAGAAGGATTGGGAGTAG
- a CDS encoding DUF305 domain-containing protein, with protein MNKNMRTWVIGICVALVIIVAVAAAFANNRSGSDDGQTSQSQTESTSASAASQTETETGSREQASSNSGNAADHSGHNGHMNASGDDLSRYLTEQDSIMMNMMEDMVIREKSGNASLDFLRGMIPHHEAAIKMSESYLNYQGKSDELKTIAQDIITAQKDELKQMNELVKTYETDGKKDQTKEDAYLEQYSKMFADDSMSHHMDTSDVDSLDQAFAEGMIMHHQMAVDMARDILEYTDYEEIRTMAQNIIDVQEKEIAQMEKILNDQQESQPE; from the coding sequence ATGAACAAAAATATGCGTACATGGGTCATCGGAATCTGCGTGGCCCTGGTCATCATCGTGGCCGTGGCGGCTGCGTTTGCCAACAACCGCAGCGGCTCTGATGACGGACAGACCTCTCAAAGCCAGACAGAAAGCACCTCTGCGTCCGCAGCGTCACAGACGGAAACAGAAACAGGTTCCAGGGAACAGGCATCCTCAAATTCCGGCAATGCTGCCGACCACAGCGGACATAACGGACATATGAACGCTTCCGGAGACGACCTGAGCCGTTACCTGACCGAACAGGATTCTATCATGATGAATATGATGGAGGATATGGTCATCCGCGAAAAATCAGGAAATGCTTCCCTGGACTTTCTAAGGGGTATGATTCCCCACCACGAGGCAGCTATCAAGATGTCTGAGAGCTATCTGAACTACCAGGGAAAAAGCGATGAGCTAAAAACCATTGCACAGGATATCATAACCGCCCAAAAGGATGAACTAAAACAGATGAACGAGCTGGTTAAAACGTATGAAACGGACGGAAAAAAGGATCAGACAAAGGAGGACGCTTATCTGGAGCAGTACAGCAAAATGTTTGCCGATGACTCCATGTCCCACCACATGGATACCTCAGATGTTGACAGTCTGGACCAGGCCTTTGCAGAGGGCATGATTATGCATCATCAGATGGCTGTGGATATGGCCAGGGATATCCTGGAGTATACAGACTATGAAGAGATACGCACCATGGCCCAGAATATTATAGATGTGCAGGAGAAGGAAATTGCCCAGATGGAAAAGATCCTGAACGATCAGCAGGAATCCCAGCCGGAATAA
- a CDS encoding DNA adenine methylase: MTEISAQPFVKWAGGKRQLLEQIKARLPEHFNGYMEPFVGGGAVYFDLQPEKSIINDINESLINAYLQIKISPEEFADAISEYDKRIADGGKEYYYKVRENYNDKMMRAEYDMELAVLFVFLNKHCFNGLYRVNGRGLFNVPYNNSVRESCSKESIMAVSQSLQKVKIMKGDFQNACDLAEKGDFVFIDSPYAPLNPTSFESYTKEGFDIESHRRLADVFRELTERGCYCMLTNHNTDFINQLYADFNKVVVDVKRMINSDAKNRVGQEIIITNY, translated from the coding sequence ATGACGGAAATCAGTGCACAGCCATTTGTGAAATGGGCGGGCGGCAAAAGACAATTACTTGAACAGATAAAAGCGAGACTGCCAGAACATTTTAATGGATATATGGAACCATTTGTGGGCGGCGGTGCAGTATATTTTGATTTGCAGCCGGAAAAATCCATTATTAATGATATAAATGAATCATTGATCAATGCCTACCTGCAGATAAAAATTTCACCAGAAGAATTTGCCGATGCTATTTCAGAGTATGATAAAAGAATAGCAGATGGAGGAAAAGAGTATTATTATAAAGTCCGGGAAAACTATAATGATAAAATGATGCGGGCGGAATACGATATGGAATTAGCTGTTTTATTCGTGTTCCTCAACAAACACTGCTTTAACGGTCTTTACAGAGTAAACGGAAGAGGCCTGTTTAATGTACCTTATAATAACAGTGTGAGGGAATCCTGCAGCAAAGAAAGTATCATGGCTGTATCACAAAGCCTTCAGAAGGTGAAGATTATGAAAGGCGATTTTCAGAATGCCTGTGATTTGGCAGAGAAGGGTGATTTTGTTTTTATAGACAGTCCCTACGCCCCCTTGAATCCAACGTCCTTTGAGTCTTATACAAAGGAGGGATTTGACATTGAAAGCCACAGACGTCTGGCTGACGTGTTCAGAGAGCTTACAGAACGGGGATGCTACTGTATGCTGACCAATCACAACACAGATTTTATCAATCAGTTATATGCAGATTTCAACAAAGTGGTGGTGGATGTAAAGCGTATGATAAATTCTGACGCAAAGAACCGGGTGGGTCAGGAGATCATCATTACGAATTATTAG